A single genomic interval of Halorubrum aethiopicum harbors:
- a CDS encoding DUF7260 family protein, with product MSVNRGGDVAFRIPSEPALEPECTSLSCELSAAATEPGVVTAVAIAGLLALVAFAYVRDAETVCRRERRRVTDEHDAFEEFADRIAALDPCPAEATQPSAAAASRLVGARPGGGGAVGDVRLRRVLDTYRDTVMSLPHYTEEYDESVGESLAAELGPDTAVSLASNGTLSPGLQSALVDRSRRAAAARRSLADAIDVELDALDDAGATAERIDRRRVRLNQHLDGIPHGRRADAAIDVWERLDDLESECDAAAADRQSTLRNPPMSPEQVAGGVETGFYEYLYVPMDGPDHPVLASIATLVDRIREDRDRVARRIADGV from the coding sequence ATGAGCGTGAATCGGGGCGGCGACGTCGCCTTCCGGATCCCGAGCGAGCCCGCCCTGGAACCCGAGTGTACGAGCCTCTCGTGTGAGCTGTCGGCGGCGGCGACCGAGCCCGGCGTCGTCACCGCCGTCGCGATCGCGGGCCTGCTCGCGCTCGTCGCGTTCGCGTACGTCCGCGACGCGGAGACGGTCTGTCGTCGCGAGCGCCGCCGCGTCACGGACGAACACGACGCCTTCGAGGAGTTCGCCGACCGGATCGCGGCGCTCGACCCGTGTCCCGCGGAGGCGACGCAGCCGTCCGCGGCCGCCGCCAGCCGGCTGGTCGGCGCGCGTCCGGGGGGCGGCGGTGCGGTCGGCGACGTCCGCCTCAGGCGCGTCCTCGACACCTACCGGGACACCGTGATGTCGCTGCCCCACTACACCGAGGAGTACGACGAGAGCGTCGGCGAGAGCCTCGCGGCCGAGTTGGGGCCCGACACGGCCGTGTCGCTGGCGTCGAACGGGACGCTCTCGCCGGGGTTACAGTCGGCGCTCGTCGACCGGAGCCGGCGGGCGGCGGCCGCGAGGCGGTCGCTCGCGGACGCCATCGACGTCGAACTCGACGCGCTCGACGACGCCGGTGCGACCGCGGAGCGGATCGACCGTCGTCGCGTCCGGCTGAACCAGCACCTCGACGGGATCCCGCATGGGAGGCGAGCCGACGCCGCGATCGATGTCTGGGAACGGCTCGACGACCTCGAGTCGGAGTGTGACGCCGCCGCCGCCGACCGACAGTCGACGCTGCGGAACCCGCCGATGTCGCCGGAGCAGGTCGCCGGCGGCGTCGAGACCGGGTTCTACGAGTACCTCTACGTGCCGATGGACGGTCCCGACCATCCGGTGTTGGCGTCGATCGCGACGCTCGTCGACCGGATCCGGGAGGACCGCGACCGCGTCGCGCGCCGGATCGCGGACGGCGTCTGA
- the mch gene encoding methenyltetrahydromethanopterin cyclohydrolase, with amino-acid sequence MESINRTAIELVDEALDFAGELDVAGYELENGATVVDFGVDANGGVEAGLLLAEIQTAGLASVNTRMGEVAGAPRGYVELSTDHPAVALLCSQKAGWELAFESGFEGLGSGPARALVGQETEFERVGYYDSSEFATLAVESTTLPDEEVAEHVADLAEVDPEGVFLPTYATGSTAGSVSTAARAAELAVFRLLEIGYEPTDVLHASGTAPIAPVTRDEDRAMGRTNDALAYGGEVHLQVARDDDRFGEIVSTVRDDYGTPFLEVFEEADWDFYEVPESVFAPAQVTVDVVDGPVYTVGETDEALLAESFGYR; translated from the coding sequence ATGGAGAGCATCAACCGGACCGCGATCGAGCTCGTCGACGAGGCGCTCGACTTCGCGGGCGAGCTCGACGTGGCGGGGTACGAGTTGGAGAACGGGGCGACGGTCGTCGACTTCGGCGTCGACGCCAACGGCGGCGTCGAGGCCGGCCTGCTTCTGGCCGAGATCCAGACCGCCGGCCTGGCGAGCGTGAATACCCGGATGGGCGAGGTCGCCGGCGCGCCCCGCGGATACGTCGAGCTGTCGACTGACCACCCCGCGGTCGCGCTGTTGTGCTCGCAGAAGGCGGGCTGGGAGCTGGCGTTCGAGAGCGGCTTCGAGGGGCTCGGCTCCGGCCCCGCTCGCGCGCTCGTGGGCCAGGAGACGGAGTTCGAGCGCGTCGGCTACTACGACTCCTCGGAGTTCGCCACCCTCGCGGTCGAGTCGACGACGCTCCCCGACGAGGAGGTCGCCGAGCACGTCGCCGACCTCGCCGAGGTCGACCCGGAGGGCGTCTTCCTCCCGACGTACGCCACCGGATCGACGGCCGGCTCGGTCTCGACCGCGGCGCGCGCGGCCGAGCTCGCCGTCTTCCGGCTGCTCGAGATCGGCTACGAGCCGACGGACGTGCTCCACGCCTCCGGAACCGCGCCGATCGCGCCCGTCACCCGCGACGAGGACCGCGCGATGGGGCGGACGAACGACGCGTTGGCGTACGGCGGGGAGGTCCACCTCCAGGTCGCGCGCGACGACGACCGGTTCGGCGAGATCGTCTCCACCGTGCGCGACGACTACGGCACGCCCTTCCTCGAGGTGTTCGAGGAGGCCGACTGGGACTTCTACGAGGTTCCGGAGAGCGTGTTCGCCCCCGCGCAGGTGACCGTCGACGTGGTCGACGGCCCCGTCTACACGGTCGGCGAGACGGACGAGGCGCTGCTCGCGGAGTCGTTCGGCTACCGCTGA
- a CDS encoding nuclear transport factor 2 family protein → MNRSTRAARLARSYYAAIDGGEYDRLGDLLDPAFVHDRPDRTLEGRDRFVAFMRDERPLTDTEHVVDATYERDPGGGDDGSAPAESTGVAVRGRLLDADGDELFAFVDVFDVADGRLTELRTYVRTDV, encoded by the coding sequence GTGAACCGATCGACTCGGGCGGCCCGGCTCGCCAGGAGCTACTACGCGGCGATCGACGGCGGAGAGTACGACCGGCTCGGCGACCTCCTCGATCCCGCCTTCGTCCACGATCGGCCCGACCGCACCCTCGAGGGACGCGACCGGTTCGTCGCGTTCATGCGCGACGAGCGGCCGCTGACCGACACCGAACACGTCGTCGACGCGACCTACGAGCGCGACCCGGGCGGGGGCGACGACGGTTCGGCCCCCGCCGAGTCTACCGGCGTGGCCGTCCGGGGGCGGCTCCTCGACGCCGACGGCGACGAGCTGTTCGCGTTCGTCGACGTCTTCGACGTCGCGGACGGCCGACTGACCGAGCTGCGGACGTACGTCCGGACGGACGTGTAG
- a CDS encoding translation initiation factor eIF-2B — protein MIDETVAEIRAMRTHSTSAVAVKATESLAELLDREYVTVDEFERDLEHNAGVLRRSNPSHAALHNAMREVERSIVGEPTTVEGAKQLLEDVIDRVVEDVETSKAAAAANAAERIVDGDTLLVHDYSTTVLESIETAASDGAHLTVYVTEARPRTLGRKTARALAGMDRVDAHMVVDGAMGYALRDCDRVLLGITCITGGTYYNRVGTFPLVVTARELGVPVTAVGSGAKTIEEFRFENEFRDAVEVMREPVEDVEIENPSYDATPVGMIDTVITDDGVRE, from the coding sequence ATGATCGACGAGACGGTTGCCGAGATCCGGGCGATGCGGACCCACAGCACCTCCGCGGTGGCCGTGAAGGCGACCGAGTCGCTCGCGGAGCTGCTCGACCGCGAGTACGTCACCGTCGACGAGTTCGAGCGCGACCTCGAGCACAACGCGGGCGTGTTGCGCCGGTCGAACCCCTCCCACGCCGCGCTCCACAACGCGATGCGCGAGGTCGAGCGGTCGATCGTCGGCGAGCCGACCACGGTCGAGGGCGCGAAACAGCTCTTAGAGGACGTGATCGACCGCGTCGTCGAGGACGTCGAGACCTCGAAGGCGGCCGCCGCGGCCAACGCGGCGGAGCGGATCGTCGACGGCGACACGCTTCTCGTCCACGACTACTCCACGACCGTCCTCGAGTCCATCGAGACCGCCGCGAGCGACGGCGCGCACCTGACGGTGTACGTGACCGAGGCTCGCCCGCGGACGCTCGGCCGGAAGACGGCGCGCGCGCTCGCCGGGATGGACCGCGTCGACGCCCACATGGTCGTCGACGGCGCGATGGGGTACGCCCTCCGCGACTGCGACCGCGTGCTGCTCGGTATCACGTGTATCACCGGCGGCACCTACTACAACCGCGTCGGCACCTTCCCGCTCGTCGTGACCGCCCGCGAGCTCGGCGTCCCCGTCACCGCGGTCGGTTCCGGCGCGAAGACCATCGAGGAGTTCCGGTTCGAGAACGAGTTCCGCGACGCCGTGGAGGTGATGCGCGAGCCGGTCGAGGACGTCGAGATCGAGAACCCGAGCTACGACGCGACTCCGGTCGGGATGATCGACACCGTGATCACCGACGACGGCGTCAGGGAGTGA
- a CDS encoding potassium channel family protein has translation MGRFDGRRSREAVSYEPASVKELLVEMKDTAELLIDLSYSAVLHASPSVAREVVELEHRMDVLQMRARMSLMLAARKPSEAETLAPVLGVVAAADRVSGAAGDIAKIVIEEIGLPEAMRGALTEGVETLVRGTVADESAYGGRTLRDVDLESETGVRVIAIHRGDDWILNPGPKTRLKPGDVTLLRGPESGVAEVHLTLTGEPFEPDDAPDPAIDDLERAVDSIVLMKNLSELAVDLAYGSVLFDNEELAEEVYNLEIEVDALQSRFEAWTLRAAKEAEDPVSLRGLIHLGVATEEISDAALEITEGVLRDIGVHPVVEMAVKESDEIITRTRVERGSDLAGTRIAAGVPATEIATSVLAIRRPEEGWLVGPDLDTTVRAGDVIIAKGTRTSAAEFAELAT, from the coding sequence ATGGGACGATTCGACGGGCGGCGGTCGCGGGAGGCGGTGTCCTACGAGCCCGCGAGCGTCAAGGAGCTCCTCGTGGAGATGAAGGACACGGCGGAGCTCCTCATCGACCTGTCGTACTCGGCGGTGCTTCACGCCAGCCCCTCGGTCGCACGCGAGGTCGTCGAACTCGAACACCGGATGGACGTGCTCCAGATGCGCGCCCGGATGAGCCTCATGCTCGCGGCGCGAAAACCGAGCGAGGCGGAGACGCTCGCGCCCGTTCTCGGCGTCGTCGCCGCCGCCGACAGGGTGTCCGGTGCCGCCGGCGACATCGCGAAGATCGTGATCGAGGAGATCGGGCTCCCGGAGGCGATGCGCGGCGCGCTCACCGAGGGCGTCGAGACGCTCGTCCGCGGCACCGTCGCCGACGAGTCGGCCTACGGCGGCCGAACGCTGCGGGACGTCGATCTCGAATCCGAGACGGGCGTCCGGGTGATCGCCATCCACCGCGGGGACGACTGGATCCTCAACCCCGGTCCGAAGACCCGGCTGAAACCCGGCGACGTGACGCTGCTTCGGGGACCGGAGAGCGGCGTCGCGGAGGTACACCTGACGCTGACGGGCGAGCCGTTCGAACCCGACGACGCGCCGGACCCCGCGATCGACGACCTCGAGCGCGCGGTCGACTCGATCGTGTTGATGAAGAACCTCTCCGAGCTCGCCGTCGATCTGGCCTACGGCTCCGTGCTCTTCGACAACGAGGAGCTGGCGGAGGAGGTGTACAACCTGGAGATCGAGGTCGACGCGCTCCAGTCGCGGTTCGAGGCGTGGACGCTGCGGGCGGCCAAGGAAGCCGAGGACCCGGTCTCGCTCCGGGGGCTCATCCACCTCGGGGTCGCTACCGAGGAGATCTCCGACGCGGCACTCGAGATCACGGAGGGCGTGCTGCGCGACATCGGCGTCCACCCGGTCGTCGAGATGGCCGTCAAGGAGTCCGACGAGATCATCACCCGCACGCGGGTCGAACGCGGGAGCGATCTCGCCGGCACGCGGATCGCCGCCGGCGTTCCCGCGACCGAGATCGCCACGAGCGTGCTCGCGATCCGCCGCCCGGAGGAGGGGTGGCTCGTCGGTCCCGACCTCGACACGACCGTCCGCGCCGGCGACGTGATCATCGCGAAGGGGACGCGGACCTCCGCCGCGGAGTTCGCGGAGCTGGCGACGTGA
- a CDS encoding aminotransferase-like domain-containing protein, translating to MSESDGSDGYERLFADPVRETMDGATYGTWRAITAPNAVSLAFGFPYPDALPNEKVNEAVDALLEIDHEDALQYAGGDYADAITETVVERTRARGIECTEAEVHVTNGATHALDTVAQTFLDPDDTIAVEAPTYMGALRLFRNYGVDVEGYAMDEEGLDVDAFADDLAAREEAGDPLPKFLYTVPDFQNPTGVTLSADRRERLLELAETYDFLIVEDDPYGQLRYDGTTPEPLKSLDTNGRVVRVDTFSKTIAPGIRTGWVVADEAIVRELDRINAGGENVFTLGLIARYCEATDFEADLEDLRAGYRERRDHMLDALSSRMPAGVEWSEPEGGFFLWVEFPEGIDAEELLETAAEEGVTYLPGSYFFHDDRGSRYARLSFSYVTPEEIDEGIAALARATRAELPTVEASDD from the coding sequence ATGAGCGAGAGCGACGGATCCGACGGGTACGAGCGACTCTTCGCCGATCCCGTCCGAGAGACGATGGACGGTGCCACCTACGGAACGTGGCGGGCGATCACGGCCCCGAACGCGGTGTCGCTCGCGTTCGGGTTCCCGTACCCCGACGCGCTGCCGAACGAGAAGGTCAACGAGGCGGTCGACGCCCTCCTCGAGATCGACCACGAGGACGCGCTCCAGTACGCCGGCGGCGACTACGCCGACGCGATCACGGAGACGGTGGTCGAGCGGACCCGCGCCCGCGGGATCGAGTGTACCGAGGCGGAGGTCCACGTGACGAACGGCGCGACGCACGCGCTCGACACGGTGGCACAGACGTTTCTCGACCCCGACGACACCATCGCCGTCGAGGCCCCGACCTACATGGGCGCGCTGCGGCTGTTCCGCAACTACGGCGTCGACGTCGAGGGCTACGCCATGGACGAGGAGGGCCTCGACGTCGACGCGTTCGCCGACGACCTCGCGGCCCGCGAGGAGGCGGGCGACCCGCTGCCGAAGTTCCTGTACACGGTCCCCGACTTCCAGAACCCGACCGGCGTGACGCTGTCGGCGGACCGCCGGGAACGACTCCTCGAGCTGGCGGAGACGTACGACTTCCTGATCGTCGAGGACGACCCGTACGGCCAGCTCCGGTACGACGGCACGACGCCGGAGCCGCTCAAGTCGCTCGACACGAACGGCCGCGTGGTCCGGGTCGACACCTTCTCGAAGACGATCGCGCCCGGCATCCGAACGGGCTGGGTCGTCGCGGACGAGGCGATCGTCCGGGAGCTCGACCGGATCAACGCGGGCGGCGAGAACGTGTTCACGCTCGGGCTCATCGCCCGCTACTGCGAGGCGACCGACTTCGAGGCGGACCTCGAGGACCTGCGCGCGGGCTACCGGGAGCGCCGCGACCACATGCTCGACGCGCTCTCCTCGCGGATGCCGGCGGGCGTGGAGTGGAGCGAACCGGAGGGCGGCTTCTTCCTCTGGGTCGAGTTCCCCGAGGGGATCGACGCCGAGGAGCTGCTCGAGACCGCGGCCGAGGAGGGCGTGACGTACCTCCCCGGCTCGTACTTCTTCCACGACGACCGGGGGAGCCGGTACGCGCGGCTCTCGTTCAGCTACGTCACCCCCGAGGAGATCGACGAGGGGATCGCGGCGCTCGCGCGGGCGACGCGCGCCGAGTTGCCGACGGTCGAGGCGTCCGACGACTGA
- the arcS gene encoding archaeosine synthase subunit alpha — protein MTDHFEVLERDGAARIGELRLADPVTTPALADPFLVDAGSLWTADREVPEGDEAALTVLPHRSFPAGTREEVRESFRVDHPAIDAPTAAVVDAAAPRDVGADAYVLADASGFVGHGEAFRDAILSAKSALPADTALLLSGVATPMNVALLAYAGVDLVDASLARTKGTQGRYLTADAEHFLEDLEELPCACPACATPREEFTRADCAEHNVNALEAELRRVRERIRTGRLRDYLEGQARHEQWLTAAFREFDDQWGYLEERTPLMRDAEVTAASAETLDRVEIRRFADRVTSRYRNRFTDQPLVLVPCSATKPYSDSQSHRQFHDAVKWRGHTVSMTSPIGVVPQELETTYPAQHYDSVVTGDWSEDEVGFVAEVLRRYLSRNDYSRVIAHVPEHGYREVCERVEADPDIDVPFEYTCVDHPTTDESLGELNAALSGEPAYSKREREHNTVKAIADYLIGDGAGDDLFGGSGGGASDAGDAIRTTGRYPKLQVWGNDPDAGREGEPGEQLATMVPQYGTLSFTLTGARRWVESDAPTKRVEIDGFVPHGSVLAPGVVDADEGIRVGDEVVVEGPRAFAVGRAEMSGPEMVESTRGVASMVRHVDEK, from the coding sequence ATGACCGACCACTTCGAGGTCCTCGAGCGCGACGGCGCGGCCCGGATCGGGGAGCTCCGGCTCGCCGACCCGGTGACCACGCCGGCGCTCGCGGACCCTTTCCTCGTCGACGCGGGCAGCCTCTGGACCGCCGACCGTGAGGTGCCCGAGGGCGACGAGGCGGCGCTCACCGTGTTGCCGCACCGGTCGTTCCCGGCGGGGACCCGGGAAGAGGTGCGCGAGTCGTTCCGGGTGGACCACCCCGCGATCGACGCGCCGACCGCGGCGGTGGTCGACGCCGCGGCTCCGCGCGACGTGGGCGCGGACGCGTACGTCCTCGCGGACGCCTCGGGGTTCGTCGGCCACGGCGAGGCGTTCCGCGACGCGATCCTGTCGGCGAAGTCGGCGCTGCCGGCCGACACCGCCCTTCTCCTTTCGGGCGTCGCCACGCCCATGAACGTCGCCCTCCTCGCGTACGCCGGCGTCGACCTCGTCGACGCCTCGCTCGCGCGGACGAAGGGGACGCAGGGGCGGTACCTCACCGCCGACGCCGAACACTTCCTCGAGGACCTCGAGGAGCTGCCCTGCGCCTGCCCGGCCTGCGCGACGCCCCGCGAGGAGTTCACCCGCGCCGACTGCGCCGAGCACAACGTGAACGCGCTCGAGGCCGAACTCCGCCGCGTCCGCGAGCGGATCCGGACCGGTCGCCTGCGGGACTACCTCGAGGGGCAGGCTCGCCACGAGCAGTGGCTCACGGCCGCCTTCCGCGAGTTCGACGACCAGTGGGGGTACCTCGAGGAGCGGACGCCGCTGATGCGCGACGCCGAGGTGACGGCCGCGAGCGCCGAGACGCTCGACCGCGTCGAGATCCGGCGGTTCGCCGACCGGGTTACGAGCCGGTACCGGAACCGATTCACGGACCAGCCGCTGGTTCTGGTCCCCTGCTCGGCGACGAAGCCGTACAGCGACTCCCAGAGCCACCGGCAGTTCCACGACGCGGTGAAGTGGCGCGGTCACACCGTCTCGATGACCTCGCCGATCGGGGTCGTTCCCCAGGAGCTGGAGACGACGTACCCGGCCCAACACTACGATTCGGTGGTCACCGGCGACTGGAGCGAGGACGAGGTCGGCTTCGTCGCCGAGGTGCTCCGCCGGTACCTGTCCCGGAACGACTACTCCCGCGTGATCGCGCACGTCCCGGAACACGGCTACCGCGAAGTATGCGAGCGCGTCGAGGCCGACCCCGATATCGACGTCCCCTTCGAGTACACCTGCGTCGACCACCCGACGACCGACGAGTCGCTCGGGGAGTTGAACGCCGCGCTCTCCGGCGAGCCCGCCTACAGCAAGCGCGAGCGCGAGCACAACACGGTGAAGGCGATCGCCGACTACCTGATCGGCGACGGCGCAGGCGACGACCTCTTCGGCGGCTCCGGGGGCGGCGCGAGCGACGCCGGCGACGCGATCCGGACCACGGGCCGCTATCCCAAACTCCAGGTGTGGGGGAACGATCCCGACGCCGGCCGCGAGGGCGAGCCGGGCGAACAGCTCGCGACGATGGTCCCCCAGTACGGCACCCTCTCCTTCACCCTCACCGGCGCGCGGCGCTGGGTCGAGAGCGACGCCCCGACGAAGCGCGTCGAGATCGACGGGTTCGTCCCGCACGGCTCCGTGCTCGCGCCGGGCGTCGTCGACGCCGACGAGGGGATCCGCGTCGGCGACGAGGTCGTCGTCGAGGGGCCGAGGGCGTTCGCGGTCGGCCGCGCGGAGATGTCCGGCCCGGAGATGGTCGAGTCGACCCGCGGCGTCGCCAGCATGGTGCGCCACGTCGACGAGAAGTAG
- a CDS encoding putative sulfate/molybdate transporter — protein sequence MGYFGDGATRSRLEFGRGELTGAIGDSVTVIPLIVAMALLTDVSLPHVLVGFGVFQVVWGVAYGLPVSVEPMKALAALAIAGALTYAELALAGLALAVVLLAIGLSGTLAAVERWIGDPVIRGIQFAVGLILLETGVRIGLEDPLFGAAGLAIAGLAVAAGRRESGGLAVVAACVAIAAWTAGVPTPTLPGAPPVPDLASAVGWNAAEGAFAQLAMTVGNAALATSLLFADRFDAEVSADDLSTSMGLTNLLAVPMGAIPMCHGCDGVAGKHAFGARTGGANVLIGVGYLGAALVATPALLAAFPISMVGAVLAVVAVSLGRAVEESSNLPLSVGIGALALVTNLGVAFLLGVAADLAWARLGR from the coding sequence ATGGGGTATTTCGGCGACGGGGCGACCCGATCGCGGCTCGAATTTGGTCGCGGGGAGCTCACCGGCGCGATAGGGGATTCGGTTACGGTGATCCCGTTGATCGTCGCGATGGCGCTGTTGACGGACGTGTCGCTCCCGCACGTGCTCGTCGGCTTCGGCGTCTTCCAGGTCGTCTGGGGGGTCGCCTACGGCCTCCCGGTCTCGGTGGAACCGATGAAGGCGCTCGCGGCGCTCGCGATCGCCGGCGCGCTCACCTACGCCGAGCTGGCGCTCGCCGGGCTCGCGCTGGCCGTCGTCCTGCTCGCGATCGGGCTCTCGGGGACGCTCGCGGCCGTGGAGCGCTGGATCGGCGACCCGGTCATCCGCGGGATCCAGTTCGCCGTCGGGCTGATCCTCCTCGAGACGGGCGTCCGGATCGGGCTCGAGGACCCGCTTTTCGGGGCCGCGGGGCTCGCGATCGCGGGGCTCGCCGTCGCCGCCGGCCGCCGCGAATCCGGCGGACTCGCCGTCGTCGCGGCCTGCGTCGCGATCGCGGCGTGGACCGCCGGCGTGCCGACCCCGACGCTCCCCGGCGCGCCCCCGGTTCCGGACCTCGCGTCCGCGGTCGGTTGGAACGCGGCGGAGGGCGCGTTCGCGCAGCTGGCGATGACGGTCGGCAACGCCGCGCTCGCGACCTCGCTGCTCTTCGCAGACCGGTTCGACGCCGAGGTGTCCGCGGACGACCTCTCGACGAGCATGGGCCTGACGAACCTGCTCGCCGTCCCGATGGGCGCGATCCCGATGTGTCACGGGTGTGACGGCGTCGCGGGCAAACACGCCTTCGGCGCGCGGACAGGGGGCGCGAACGTCCTGATCGGCGTCGGCTACCTCGGGGCCGCGCTCGTCGCCACGCCGGCGCTGCTCGCGGCGTTCCCGATCTCGATGGTCGGCGCGGTGCTCGCGGTCGTCGCCGTCTCGCTCGGTCGCGCCGTCGAGGAGTCCTCGAACCTCCCGCTCTCGGTCGGCATCGGCGCCCTCGCGCTGGTCACGAACCTCGGCGTCGCCTTCCTCCTCGGGGTCGCCGCCGACCTCGCGTGGGCGCGGCTGGGGCGGTGA
- a CDS encoding alpha/beta hydrolase has product MTRTLPDVEGPHADARLVVGGAPAAAAEVAVVLLHGRGGTAEGIVRLADGFYRPGVTLLAPAARRSTWFPAGHDAPLAANEPALSSAVDCVAGAVAAAGDVGVPPERTLLVGVSQGGCVLAEFLCRRPRRFGGAVVASAALPGEDLETRRVAGVDGESDAATPLAETPVSLDSSEADPHVPADRVRETGRLLEAGGAAVDVRIDPGSGHGLSDATIGRIRDRIDALTP; this is encoded by the coding sequence ATGACCCGGACGCTCCCCGACGTGGAGGGCCCGCACGCCGACGCCCGGCTCGTCGTCGGGGGCGCGCCGGCCGCGGCCGCCGAGGTCGCGGTCGTCCTCCTCCACGGGCGCGGCGGGACCGCGGAGGGGATCGTCCGGCTGGCGGACGGGTTCTACCGGCCGGGCGTGACGCTTCTCGCCCCCGCGGCACGGCGGTCGACCTGGTTCCCGGCGGGCCACGACGCGCCGCTCGCGGCCAACGAGCCCGCGCTCTCCTCGGCGGTCGACTGCGTCGCCGGCGCGGTCGCGGCCGCGGGCGACGTCGGGGTCCCTCCGGAGCGGACGCTCCTCGTCGGGGTCTCACAGGGCGGCTGCGTCCTCGCGGAGTTCCTGTGTCGTCGCCCGCGGCGGTTCGGCGGGGCGGTCGTCGCCTCGGCGGCGCTGCCGGGCGAGGACCTCGAGACGCGGCGGGTCGCGGGCGTCGACGGCGAGAGCGACGCCGCCACCCCGCTCGCCGAAACGCCGGTGTCGCTCGACTCGAGCGAGGCGGACCCGCACGTCCCGGCCGATCGAGTGCGCGAGACGGGCCGGCTCCTCGAGGCGGGCGGCGCGGCCGTCGACGTCCGGATCGACCCCGGGTCGGGTCACGGGCTCTCGGACGCGACGATCGGGCGGATCCGCGACCGGATCGACGCGCTCACTCCCTGA
- a CDS encoding VOC family protein, translated as MTTQTPGVHHVTGIVGDAQASVDFYAGTLGLRLLRTTVNYEDRLQHHLYFGTGDGRPGSVLTVFPDPAGAPGRPGKPGYESVSLAVPPGSLDYWRDRLAERGVDADRLRPGERFGDRGLRLSDPAGTAVELVATDDPSAPWGEGDDPSDPWTGGPVPERAAIRGLYGATATPTDPYGAASVLETLGFEYEAETGDEAAAGDRIRYRAPGERATAVDLLVRDAPYLREGPGTLHHVAVRMPDREALLDWHDLFRERGYEVSRVKDRHFFHSLYVRGPGGLLVELATEAPTPDGPRGPGLADPDAAGHATDLYLPDRFADDRDLIEGQLPRIEPPSRR; from the coding sequence GTGACAACCCAGACGCCCGGCGTCCACCACGTGACGGGGATCGTCGGCGACGCCCAGGCCAGCGTCGACTTCTACGCGGGGACGCTCGGACTCCGGCTGCTCCGGACGACGGTGAACTACGAGGACCGCCTCCAACACCACCTCTACTTCGGGACCGGCGACGGCCGTCCCGGCTCGGTCCTCACGGTCTTTCCCGACCCGGCGGGCGCGCCGGGGCGACCCGGCAAGCCGGGATACGAGTCGGTCTCGCTCGCCGTCCCGCCCGGCTCGCTCGACTACTGGCGCGACCGCCTGGCGGAGCGCGGGGTCGACGCGGACCGGCTCCGCCCCGGCGAGCGCTTCGGCGACCGCGGACTCCGTCTCTCCGACCCCGCGGGGACCGCGGTCGAACTCGTCGCGACCGACGACCCCTCCGCGCCGTGGGGCGAGGGCGACGACCCCTCCGACCCGTGGACCGGGGGACCGGTCCCCGAGCGGGCCGCGATCCGGGGGCTGTACGGCGCGACGGCGACGCCGACGGACCCGTACGGTGCCGCGAGCGTCCTCGAGACGCTCGGCTTCGAGTACGAGGCTGAGACGGGAGACGAAGCCGCCGCGGGCGACCGGATCCGGTACCGCGCCCCGGGCGAGCGGGCGACCGCCGTCGACCTCCTCGTCCGGGACGCGCCCTACCTCCGCGAGGGTCCCGGAACGCTCCACCACGTCGCGGTGCGGATGCCGGACCGCGAGGCGCTCCTCGACTGGCACGACCTGTTCCGCGAGCGCGGATACGAGGTCTCCCGCGTGAAGGATCGGCACTTCTTCCACTCGCTGTACGTCCGCGGGCCCGGCGGGCTCCTCGTGGAGCTCGCGACGGAGGCCCCGACCCCGGACGGCCCGCGGGGACCGGGCCTCGCCGACCCCGACGCGGCCGGCCACGCGACCGACCTCTACCTCCCGGACCGGTTCGCTGACGACCGGGACCTGATCGAGGGGCAGCTGCCGCGGATCGAGCCGCCGAGTCGCCGATGA